From Pelmatolapia mariae isolate MD_Pm_ZW linkage group LG22, Pm_UMD_F_2, whole genome shotgun sequence, a single genomic window includes:
- the LOC135933270 gene encoding zinc finger protein 345-like isoform X1, which yields MSLTESTPNCCGLRALAQSVSELLARVAEEVLGALETQSGGSGSSGGLLRPLLAERLAAAAQQIVGLLEREVEESRRQLRRLEALLSPVVLLNRTDTSALCKVAANESLCPQANSIHMPSLLPSPASSDITCAAKSDDHWRGSQNSLWIKGTDRRTTDRKSSGQRQRTALLARLTNQPCVLCGKIFRHRGNLLKHVKLHSDSPEHLCGVCKQHFESSDSLSDHLRSHMETVSGGGGTCEVCGKMFQNMETHMRSHTGVKPFSCVLCQKSFPRSGALRRHKKIHSRRSTDPCPVCGLSFAQSELLQEHLKIHEDGGDQNEKDSGSEDSQPDSLKPKREGPMPDLKSAVLYCRVCGDSFHSQGFLRKHAQMHCRESESMCGVCGQQLNSPDVLLTHLQSHRETGGTCGVCGKTFQNMETHMRSHTGLKPYHCLVCGKHFPRPGALRRHNKIHSGERPHVCHRCGKTFIESSALKTHRKSHSLEGQDGESPAHSQTRRSDTENARMPPRCKVCGESFQSKVSLRKHAKNHSAESVCGVCGESMPPSKTLTEHLQSHRDAGKICHVCGKTYQNIETHMRSHTGIKPYHCSVCGKSFPRSGALRRHKRIHSGERPYICEFCGKTFIDNGALTLHIRNHTRDKPSNRISCETCGKSLASIHVLEVHRRIHTGEKPFQCCLCGKAFRQVGGLNAHKLTHTGEKPFSCSLCTKSFSTKGYLETHLRFHRKERAFSCHLCWKAFVTKNDLKKHLLTHSGEKPYSCRLCGKSYQEKRSRDVHMKVHADTSDDPIGEQDTLQPQLLQL from the exons ATGTCTCTGACAGAATCCACGCCGAACTGCTGCGGACTCCGGGCTTTGGCGCAGTCTGTGTCAGAGCTGCTGGCACGGGTTGCGGAGGAGGTTCTGGGCGCCTTGGAGACGCAGAGCGGCGGTTCTGGGTCCTCCGGAGGTCTGCTGCGGCCGCTGCTCGCCGAGCGGCTCGCGGCGGCGGCGCAGCAGATCGTCGGGCTGCTGGAGCGGGAGGTGGAGGAGTCCCGACGGCAGCTGCGGCGGCTGGAGGCGCTGCTGAGCCCGGTGGTCCTGCTGAACCGGACAG acacatCTGCTCTTTGTAAGGTCGCTGCTAATGAAAGTCTCTGCCCACAGGCAAACTCCATCCACATGCCTTCACTTCTGCCCAGCCCTGCCTCCTCAGACATCACCTGTGCAGCTAAAAGTGATGACCACTGGAGAGGCAGCCAAAACTCACTCTGGATTAAAGGGACAGATAGGAGAACCACAGACAGGAAGTCCAGTGGGCAGAGACAGCGGACAGCATTGTTGGCGCGCCTGACAAATCAGCCTTGTGTCCTGTGTGGAAAGATTTTCCGCCATCGAGGGAATCTGTTGAAACATGTGAAATTGCACTCAGACTCCCCCGAGCATCTCTGCGGGGTCTGCAAGCAGCACTTTGAGTCATCAGACAGTTTGTCAGACCATCTGAGATCTCACATGGAAACCGTGAGTGGTGGAGGCGGGACCTGCGAGGTCTGCGGGAAAATGTTTCAGAACATGGAGACACACATGAGGAGCCACACTGGAGTTAAACCTTTCAGCTGCGTCCTCTGCCAGAAGAGCTTTCCCCGATCCGGAGCATTGAGGCGCCACAAAAAGATTCACAGCAGAAGGAGCACTGACCCCTGCCCCGTCTGTGGACTCAGCTTTGCTCAGAGTGAACTTCTCCAAGAGCACCTGAAGATCCACGAGGACGGTGGAGACCAAAATGAGAAAGACAGCGGGAGTGAGGACAGTCAGCCGGACTCACTGAAGCCAAAGCGGGAGGGACCAATGCCAGATCTGAAGTCGGCAGTGCTCTACTGCAGAGTCTGTGGTGATTCATTCCACAGTCAAGGCTTCCTTAGGAAACATGCCCAAATGCACTGCAGGGAGTCAGAGAGCATGTGTGGCGTCTGCGGACAGCAGCTCAACTCACCAGATGTTCTTCTAACACATTTGCAGTCACACAGAGAGACTGGTGGGACCTGTGGTGTCTGCGGAAAGACTTTCCAGAACATGGAGACGCACATGAGGAGCCACACGGGCCTCAAACCGTACCACTGTTTGGTCTGTGGCAAACACTTCCCCCGGCCAGGTGCGCTTAGGCGCCACAATAAGATCCACAGTGGTGAGCGCCCACATGTTTGCCACCGCTGTGGCAAGACCTTCATAGAAAGCAGTGCTTTGAAAACTCACAGAAAGAGTCACTCATTAGAGGGTCAAGATGGCGAGTCACCGGCACACTCTCAGACCAGGAGATCTGACACAGAGAATGCCAGAATGCCGCCACGCTGTAAAGTTTGCGGTGAGTCTTTTCAGAGTAAAGTAAGTTTGAGAAAACATGCCAAAAATCACTCGGCAGAGTCTGTCTGCGGGGTCTGCGGTGAAAGTATGCCGCCATCAAAAACGCTCACAGAGCACCTGCAGAGTCACAGAGACGCTGGCAAAATCTGTCACGTATGCGGGAAAACCTACCAGAACATTGAGACTCACATGAGGAGTCACACCGGCATCAAACCGTACCACTGCAGTGTCTGTGGGAAGTCCTTTCCGCGGTCTGGTGCTCTGCGGCGCCACAAGAGAATCCACAGTGGGGAGCGACCATATATCTGCGAGTTCTGTGGCAAGACGTTCATTGATAACGGCGCTCTCACCTTGCACATCAGGAACCACACCAGAGACAAACCATCCAACCGCATCTCCTGCGAGACATGCGGGAAGAGCCTCGCCTCCATCCATGTCCTCGAGGTTCACAGGAGGATCCACACAGGCGAGAAACCCTTCCAGTGCTGCCTCTGCGGGAAAGCCTTCAGGCAGGTGGGAGGGCTGAATGCCCACAAGCTGACACACACAGGCGAGAAGCCATTCAGCTGCAGCCTATGCACTAAGAGCTTCAGCACCAAAGGTTACCTGGAGACACACCTCCGCTTCCACAGGAAGGAGCGCGCATTTAGCTGCCACCTGTGCTGGAAGGCCTTCGTCACCAAGAATGACCTGAAAAAGCACCTGCTGACGCACAGTGGGGAGAAGCCATACAGCTGCCGGCTCTGCGGCAAGAGCTACCAGGAAAAGCGCTCCCGGGACGTGCACATGAAGGTCCACGCAGACACCAGTGACGACCCAATCGGGGAGCAGGACActttgcagccacagctgctgcagctgtag
- the LOC135933270 gene encoding zinc finger protein ZFP2-like isoform X2, whose translation MPSLLPSPASSDITCAAKSDDHWRGSQNSLWIKGTDRRTTDRKSSGQRQRTALLARLTNQPCVLCGKIFRHRGNLLKHVKLHSDSPEHLCGVCKQHFESSDSLSDHLRSHMETVSGGGGTCEVCGKMFQNMETHMRSHTGVKPFSCVLCQKSFPRSGALRRHKKIHSRRSTDPCPVCGLSFAQSELLQEHLKIHEDGGDQNEKDSGSEDSQPDSLKPKREGPMPDLKSAVLYCRVCGDSFHSQGFLRKHAQMHCRESESMCGVCGQQLNSPDVLLTHLQSHRETGGTCGVCGKTFQNMETHMRSHTGLKPYHCLVCGKHFPRPGALRRHNKIHSGERPHVCHRCGKTFIESSALKTHRKSHSLEGQDGESPAHSQTRRSDTENARMPPRCKVCGESFQSKVSLRKHAKNHSAESVCGVCGESMPPSKTLTEHLQSHRDAGKICHVCGKTYQNIETHMRSHTGIKPYHCSVCGKSFPRSGALRRHKRIHSGERPYICEFCGKTFIDNGALTLHIRNHTRDKPSNRISCETCGKSLASIHVLEVHRRIHTGEKPFQCCLCGKAFRQVGGLNAHKLTHTGEKPFSCSLCTKSFSTKGYLETHLRFHRKERAFSCHLCWKAFVTKNDLKKHLLTHSGEKPYSCRLCGKSYQEKRSRDVHMKVHADTSDDPIGEQDTLQPQLLQL comes from the coding sequence ATGCCTTCACTTCTGCCCAGCCCTGCCTCCTCAGACATCACCTGTGCAGCTAAAAGTGATGACCACTGGAGAGGCAGCCAAAACTCACTCTGGATTAAAGGGACAGATAGGAGAACCACAGACAGGAAGTCCAGTGGGCAGAGACAGCGGACAGCATTGTTGGCGCGCCTGACAAATCAGCCTTGTGTCCTGTGTGGAAAGATTTTCCGCCATCGAGGGAATCTGTTGAAACATGTGAAATTGCACTCAGACTCCCCCGAGCATCTCTGCGGGGTCTGCAAGCAGCACTTTGAGTCATCAGACAGTTTGTCAGACCATCTGAGATCTCACATGGAAACCGTGAGTGGTGGAGGCGGGACCTGCGAGGTCTGCGGGAAAATGTTTCAGAACATGGAGACACACATGAGGAGCCACACTGGAGTTAAACCTTTCAGCTGCGTCCTCTGCCAGAAGAGCTTTCCCCGATCCGGAGCATTGAGGCGCCACAAAAAGATTCACAGCAGAAGGAGCACTGACCCCTGCCCCGTCTGTGGACTCAGCTTTGCTCAGAGTGAACTTCTCCAAGAGCACCTGAAGATCCACGAGGACGGTGGAGACCAAAATGAGAAAGACAGCGGGAGTGAGGACAGTCAGCCGGACTCACTGAAGCCAAAGCGGGAGGGACCAATGCCAGATCTGAAGTCGGCAGTGCTCTACTGCAGAGTCTGTGGTGATTCATTCCACAGTCAAGGCTTCCTTAGGAAACATGCCCAAATGCACTGCAGGGAGTCAGAGAGCATGTGTGGCGTCTGCGGACAGCAGCTCAACTCACCAGATGTTCTTCTAACACATTTGCAGTCACACAGAGAGACTGGTGGGACCTGTGGTGTCTGCGGAAAGACTTTCCAGAACATGGAGACGCACATGAGGAGCCACACGGGCCTCAAACCGTACCACTGTTTGGTCTGTGGCAAACACTTCCCCCGGCCAGGTGCGCTTAGGCGCCACAATAAGATCCACAGTGGTGAGCGCCCACATGTTTGCCACCGCTGTGGCAAGACCTTCATAGAAAGCAGTGCTTTGAAAACTCACAGAAAGAGTCACTCATTAGAGGGTCAAGATGGCGAGTCACCGGCACACTCTCAGACCAGGAGATCTGACACAGAGAATGCCAGAATGCCGCCACGCTGTAAAGTTTGCGGTGAGTCTTTTCAGAGTAAAGTAAGTTTGAGAAAACATGCCAAAAATCACTCGGCAGAGTCTGTCTGCGGGGTCTGCGGTGAAAGTATGCCGCCATCAAAAACGCTCACAGAGCACCTGCAGAGTCACAGAGACGCTGGCAAAATCTGTCACGTATGCGGGAAAACCTACCAGAACATTGAGACTCACATGAGGAGTCACACCGGCATCAAACCGTACCACTGCAGTGTCTGTGGGAAGTCCTTTCCGCGGTCTGGTGCTCTGCGGCGCCACAAGAGAATCCACAGTGGGGAGCGACCATATATCTGCGAGTTCTGTGGCAAGACGTTCATTGATAACGGCGCTCTCACCTTGCACATCAGGAACCACACCAGAGACAAACCATCCAACCGCATCTCCTGCGAGACATGCGGGAAGAGCCTCGCCTCCATCCATGTCCTCGAGGTTCACAGGAGGATCCACACAGGCGAGAAACCCTTCCAGTGCTGCCTCTGCGGGAAAGCCTTCAGGCAGGTGGGAGGGCTGAATGCCCACAAGCTGACACACACAGGCGAGAAGCCATTCAGCTGCAGCCTATGCACTAAGAGCTTCAGCACCAAAGGTTACCTGGAGACACACCTCCGCTTCCACAGGAAGGAGCGCGCATTTAGCTGCCACCTGTGCTGGAAGGCCTTCGTCACCAAGAATGACCTGAAAAAGCACCTGCTGACGCACAGTGGGGAGAAGCCATACAGCTGCCGGCTCTGCGGCAAGAGCTACCAGGAAAAGCGCTCCCGGGACGTGCACATGAAGGTCCACGCAGACACCAGTGACGACCCAATCGGGGAGCAGGACActttgcagccacagctgctgcagctgtag
- the LOC135933278 gene encoding gastrula zinc finger protein XlCGF57.1-like produces MCTVQLLRVSVHERISAVAEDFLLRLEKGEEAAELPTMRALLTERLTAAAEEIVALLEETVAEYQDRVERSEREICRQRRLLDAVLKPEVRLQAAGNTTIVQTASQRTAEIKVTEQCADPLQSVTLYDPNDPTDQNPSDPEEHDGSNVSCPSSPPSPSPSYHPPLSESSDGDPDSDWIEHRRTLRPLRRKKRSRPALSVTSNRRRSSVAQSFSCHVCGRALQGKGFLLKHVLHTCASNPDCRCGYCGECLDSADGLKAHLQMHQDKSKTCSFCGKTFHSILAQEMHVRLHTGEKPYSCNFCGKRFSQKGNLTSHLRVHAEEKAFKCKECSRAFCHMSSLERHMEEHSSSAVHTCSVCGEEFSKRNSLRQHMATHQKNDGLRIKTSRTSIPSFRCKVCGDTFDRKTLLVKHVATHLQDTDCRCGLCGHHYESSDSLAAHLRSHREAGGTCSICGKCFPGQSALQMHLRIHTGEKPYSCSFCGKAFNQSGNLKTHLKIHTGERAFSCSLCGKGFTQKQTLDTHVRFHNKERRFLCQVCGKGFMQDVDLKRHMLIHTGEKPYTCRVCGKSFQAKRSLNGHLKVHLAGQEDSRPEPQRTAEDSFYSGFTQL; encoded by the exons ATGTGCACCGTGCAGCTGCTGCGGGTGTCGGTCCACGAGCGGATCAGCGCCGTCGCCGAAGACTTCTTGCTACGGCTGGAGAAGGGAGAAGAAGCAGCCGAGCTCCCGACGATGAGAGCGCTGCTGACCGAGCGGCTGACGGCGGCCGCGGAGGAGATCGTCGCTCTGTTGGAGGAGACCGTGGCGGAGTACCAGGACAGAGTAGAGCGCTCGGAGCGGGAGATCTGCCGTCAGAGGAGGCTGCTCGATGCCGTGCTCAAGCCCGAAGTCCGGCTCCAAGCGGCAG GAAATACCACCATTGTGCAAACAGCCAGTCAGAGGACAGCTGAGATTAAAGTGACTGAGCAGTGTGCAG ATCCTCTGCAGTCAGTGACGCTGTACGACCCAAACGACCCCACAGACCAGAATCCCTCCGATCCAGAGGAGCACGATGGCAGCAACGTTTCCTGTCCATCATCACCTCCTTCGCCCTCGCCATCCTACCACCCACCCCTCTCTGAGAGCAGCGATGGAGACCCGGACAGTGACTGGATTGAACATAGGCGGACTCTCAGGCCTCTGAGGAGAAAGAAGCGTAGCCGTCCGGCGCTCAGCGTCACAAGCAACCGGAGGCGCTCGAGTGTGGCTCAGAGCTTCAGCTGCCACGTGTGTGGCCGGGCACTGCAAGGGAAAGGCTTCCTACTCAAACACGTCCTGCACACCTGTGCCAGCAACCCAGACTGTCGCTGCGGTTACTGTGGGGAGTGCCTGGACTCTGCCGATGGCCTGAAGGCTCACCTGCAGATGCACCAggacaaaagcaaaacatgcTCCTTCTGCGGGAAAACCTTCCATTCCATCCTGGCACAGGAAATGCATGTGCGGTTGCACACGGGAGAGAAACCGTACAGCTGCAACTTCTGCGGCAAGAGGTTCAGTCAGAAGGGCAACCTGACGTCACACCTGCGTGTCCACGCAGAAGAGAAAGCCTTCAAATGTAAAGAGTGCAGCCGTGCCTTCTGTCACATGAGCTCTTTGGAGCGCCACATGGAGGAGCACAGCAGCTCAGCAGTGCACACCTGCAGTGTCTGTGGTGAGGAGTTCAGTAAACGGAACAGTCTGCGGCAACACATGGCAACTCATCAGAAGAACGACGGCCTCAGAATTAAGACGAGCCGCACTTCAATACCGTCCTTCCGCTGCAAAGTTTGCGGTGACACCTTTGATAGGAAGACCCTGTTAGTGAAACACGTGGCGACTCACCTGCAAGACACGGACTGCCGCTGTGGACTCTGCGGACACCATTATGAGTCCTCTGACAGCCTTGCTGCCCACCTGCGCTCCCACCGCGAGGCTGGCGGCACCTGCAGCATCTGCGGGAAGTGCTTCCCGGGCCAATCGGCGCTGCAGATGCACCTGAGGATCCACACTGGGGAGAAACCCTACAGCTGCAGCTTCTGTGGGAAGGCTTTCAACCAGAGCGGCAACCTGAAGACACACCTGAAAATCCACACAGGTGAGCGGGCGTTCTCCTGCAGCCTGTGTGGGAAAGGCTTCACCCAAAAACAGACCCTGGACACACATGTCCGCTTCCACAACAAGGAGCGCCGCTTCCTGTGCCAGGTATGCGGGAAGGGCTTCATGCAGGATGTGGACCTTAAGAGACACATGCTGATTCATACCGGGGAGAAACCATACACCTGTAGGGTCTGTGGGAAAAGTTTCCAGGCCAAACGCTCGCTTAATGGGCACCTTAAAGTGCATTTAGCTGGCCAGGAGGACTCGAGGCCAGAGCCGCAGAGGACAGCAGAGGACAGCTTCTACTCAGGATTCACGCAGTTGTAG